One Nematostella vectensis chromosome 10, jaNemVect1.1, whole genome shotgun sequence genomic window carries:
- the LOC5506842 gene encoding octopamine receptor translates to MNGTGTLELSPKPEIIVFSIINMIFSAAGTIGNTVVCIVIFANVDLHTVTNYFIFSLSIADLLVCTVAQPMYVASLLGFVDGRFVSIRRMFAFVSVLASVSNLWAVTVDRFLAISSPLKYPRRLSVARTKLVLFFIWTTAWTFGGAAAFLRIMRQVVQYYTIIMIACIIPIYVRIFYIARRHAKLITQQVSYFNRPQYAAVKIRKERENIAAKTVGTVLIVFAFCWMPLEILPFFYRINPKNVQKIFVYVNTLALCQSALNPLIYSWKMESFRRKVRRVLRLSLTGDNQHSSQTRNNSLRTTANEETTNV, encoded by the coding sequence ATGAACGGCACAGGGACTCTGGAGCTTTCCCCCAAGCCTGAGATAATAGTATTCTCCATCATTAATATGATCTTCAGCGCTGCAGGGACGATTGGAAATACTGTCGTTTGCATCGTGATATTCGCCAACGTCGATCTCCACACTGTCACAAACTACTTCATCTTCAGCCTCTCGATTGCGGATCTGCTAGTGTGCACCGTCGCGCAGCCTATGTACGTAGCGTCTTTGCTCGGCTTCGTGGACGGCCGATTTGTCAGCATAAGAAGGATGTTCGCGTTTGTCTCAGTACTAGCATCAGTGAGTAACCTCTGGGCCGTCACTGTCGATCGTTTTCTTGCAATCTCCTCGCCGCTCAAGTACCCGCGCAGACTTAGCGTTGCGCGCACCAAACTTGTGCTCTTTTTCATATGGACAACCGCCTGGACGTTCGGCGGCGCTGCGGCGTTTTTGCGTATCATGCGACAAGTGGTCCAGTACTACACTATCATCATGATCGCGTGCATTATCCCCATCTATGTGCGAATATTCTACATCGCGCGCAGGCATGCGAAGCTTATAACGCAACAAGTATCGTACTTTAACAGACCGCAGTACGCGGCGGTGAAGATACGCAAAGAACGCGAGAATATCGCGGCCAAGACAGTGGGCACTGTGCTCATCGTGTTTGCGTTTTGTTGGATGCCCCTTGAGATCTTACCGTTCTTCTACAGGATTAATCCCAAGAACGTGCAAAAGATCTTCGTTTACGTGAACACTCTTGCACTTTGCCAGTCGGCTCTTAATCCGTTAATTTACAGTTGGAAAATGGAAAGCTTCAGGCGAAAGGTTAGGAGGGTTCTACGGCTCAGCCTTACCGGGGACAATCAGCACTCCTCGCAAACCAGGAATAACTCGTTACGAACTACGGCTAACGAGGAAACCACAAATGTATGA